A stretch of Mucilaginibacter terrae DNA encodes these proteins:
- a CDS encoding lactate dehydrogenase, with translation MKVVAYSIKPFEKEFLAKANQKRHDITLISNPLSLDTIQFADGKDAVIVFTYDEVSAQLIELLAGKGVKYITTWSAGTDHIDKQAALMYGIKLANVPINTQFTHQNIAYLQHVAEQTIKNLDAWQQNKCVGQACVCAKNCKATEVHTPLNVIKN, from the coding sequence ATGAAAGTGGTTGCATACAGTATAAAACCTTTCGAAAAAGAATTTTTGGCCAAGGCCAATCAAAAAAGGCACGATATAACCCTCATATCAAACCCGCTAAGCCTCGATACCATACAGTTTGCCGATGGTAAGGATGCCGTAATAGTTTTTACTTACGATGAGGTATCGGCACAATTAATTGAACTGCTGGCCGGTAAGGGCGTAAAATATATCACCACATGGTCGGCCGGTACAGATCATATTGATAAGCAGGCTGCACTTATGTATGGTATAAAGCTGGCCAACGTGCCTATTAACACGCAATTTACCCATCAAAATATAGCTTACCTGCAGCACGTAGCCGAGCAAACCATTAAAAACCTTGATGCCTGGCAACAAAATAAATGTGTTGGGCAAGCTTGCGTGTGTGCTAAAAACTGTAAAGCTA